Part of the Raphanus sativus cultivar WK10039 unplaced genomic scaffold, ASM80110v3 Scaffold2411, whole genome shotgun sequence genome is shown below.
GGTTCTCAAATGGGATGAGAAGAGCTTGTGGAGGTAGGAGAAGCGCTGGGGAAGTAGTGCTGCACGTTCTACCATCGACTATCTGGCCGGAACAGCCTCCGCAAGCGCAGGTTTTACAAGGGACGATGGAGTCGTTGAGGTAAGAAGAGAAAGACACGCAGCAGCTAGGCTGAGCCGGTTGAGAGATGTTGCAAACCACTTGCCAGCTGGCGTATGCGGTCCGGTTCCAAGGCAAACCGCTCGAATCAGGGAGCTCGCTGGACTTGACTCTAACGGGAGGTCCACATTTGTACTCAGGGTTGAGGTTGTTCCCTTTGATGCGCCAGCTCTGAGGCGGAGTGATGGCAGACATGTTGACATCAGGAGGCATTTTGTAAACCTCCATCTGAAAAACAGACTTGGACTTGTCCGGATCCGTGGAAGGAGACAAGATGGTTCCGTTTCTGCAGCAGTAGGGTTTAAGTCCGAGGTTTGAGTCGTTGTACTTGGTCAGAGGGAGGTCTATGATGTTCGGCGATTTCGCACAGCTTAGGACGTTGGAGAAGTCGACTCCAGTGTAGTATTTTCCCTGCGGGCCGTTTATGCAAGCAGATGAATCTACTACGCTGGGGTAAGCTCCTTTGGTTTGGAAGATGAACTCGTTTTTCATCCATTGGAAACTTAGTTCCCAGTTGTCGAGACGACCGAGTGGGTTGTGATTCTCTATGGTGACCTGCGCCCAGTAGCTTGTTGGATATGGTCTGGTTATATCGTACATGATGGTTAAGTCTCCTTTTCGCTTTGGGAGAAAATTTGTAAGAGTGGGggctgttttgtttttagtacTAGGCATGCAACATACTTCCAGAACATTGTCACCTGAATAGAATCAGAGGGAATTGATTATAAATTGTCAGTAAAAGTAAAAACATACTTTACAGGAGTCTAAGAAAGACTCAAGCCCACAACACAAACAAGATTCATATACAAGTTTTTTAGAAAGACAGAAACATTCTACGAAGCAGCCTAAAAGGTCTAATTTGATATGCTATTGAATACTAATTCAAACATGTGACAAGAAATCTACAAAAGCAATAGACTTTTTCAACgaatgatttaaaataataaaatagaactGAACGTTTCTTGAATATTCTTTTACACTTTCTAGTGATTTCTTAGTGAGATTAGCAAAGACAAGATCACACAAAGCAAAAATTCTCTTACCAAACATATTGAATTAATCAAActcaaaaatgtaaaacaaaatcaGTTCTCATTTACAGAACATTATTTCAAGATttgattagtgttttttttttcttatcaaacaTATTGAATAATCAaacttaaaaatgtaaaacaaaatcaattttcaTTTACATAACATTATTTCAAGATttgattaatgttttttttttgtaagtacCTAGTTTATTGGCTTTGGGACATGACCAACCATCGTTAAGAAGAGTGATGTTCTTAGGAAGCGGAACACCAGGCGGGGCAACACCAAACTGAGTACCCACGAGCTCCACACGTGCCTCCATCTGCGTGATGTCACCCGCCGTCATAATCGCCGACTTCAAATCCGCGGCGGGAAACCCCGCGAAGGTCGTACCGTTCTCGACGCTGACGGGGAGGGTAGACCCGTCGGCGAGGATCGCGTTGGAGGCGGAGACGAGGATCTCCTTGTGAGCGAACCCGACGAAGACGAGCCACGACTTGAGCTCGTCTCTGCCGTTGTTTAGGACCGTGATCAGGGACTCGAACCGGTACGCCTGGCGGCTCTTTGTGTCGTTCGGTTTGATCTGGACTCCGGTTGTGTAAGTGTACGAGAGGAAGATGCCGTTGCAGAGGATTGCGTCGGGGGAgatcggtggtggtggtggtggaccTGGTGGTGCAGTTTTGTTTGCGTCGGGGGAGATCGGTGGTGGTTGTGGTGGAGTTTTGGGCTGGGGCTGAGACGACGTTAGTTGAATCGTTGTGAAGAGAGACAGCAGTAGGATCCATGAGATGAGTTTTTGAGTTGAACCCATGAGAATCGTACTTCTCTCTCTACTCAGAAAAAGATCTTTgtctttttggatttttatgtaattaaatTAAGATTCTTATTTGAAGCGATGATGAAGAGACCGCGTTAGAGAAGAGAACAGGTTTATAGTAGACGCtgtaattaaaatttatgtCCGCGTTCACATTTGGTGTTTGTTTGATTGCTTTCTTGGTGGTCCCTTTTTTTAGAATTATTCAAAAGTTTCGTGTTTCTTGTTGCAGTAAACAAAAggttacaaaaagaaattatgTAAGAGGATGATGGTATTcttattaaaattac
Proteins encoded:
- the LOC130505599 gene encoding COBRA-like protein 8, which gives rise to MGSTQKLISWILLLSLFTTIQLTSSQPQPKTPPQPPPISPDANKTAPPGPPPPPPISPDAILCNGIFLSYTYTTGVQIKPNDTKSRQAYRFESLITVLNNGRDELKSWLVFVGFAHKEILVSASNAILADGSTLPVSVENGTTFAGFPAADLKSAIMTAGDITQMEARVELVGTQFGVAPPGVPLPKNITLLNDGWSCPKANKLGDNVLEVCCMPSTKNKTAPTLTNFLPKRKGDLTIMYDITRPYPTSYWAQVTIENHNPLGRLDNWELSFQWMKNEFIFQTKGAYPSVVDSSACINGPQGKYYTGVDFSNVLSCAKSPNIIDLPLTKYNDSNLGLKPYCCRNGTILSPSTDPDKSKSVFQMEVYKMPPDVNMSAITPPQSWRIKGNNLNPEYKCGPPVRVKSSELPDSSGLPWNRTAYASWQVVCNISQPAQPSCCVSFSSYLNDSIVPCKTCACGGCSGQIVDGRTCSTTSPALLLPPQALLIPFENRTEFAKIWAGLKHRSVPTPLPCGDNCGVSINWHLATDYRRGWSARITIFNWGGTNFADWSAAVELKNAAPDYEKAYSFNGTLVAVNGKNTTILMEGLPGLNYLVAEVDGKNPSKDYRVPGKQQSVISFTKKLNTKIKVGAGDGYPTKVFFNGQECSLPSMLPSSSGRTGRGVYYTFLLLVLALLILWV